A stretch of Prunus dulcis chromosome 6, ALMONDv2, whole genome shotgun sequence DNA encodes these proteins:
- the LOC117631054 gene encoding zinc finger protein JACKDAW codes for MQMMSGDGFSIIPSAIDGFAQEHQLNANPSSQKPNPNNPVAKKKRNLPGTPDPDAEVVALSPTTLMATNRFVCEICNKGFQRDQNLQLHRRGHNLPWKLKQRLNKEVKKKVYICPEKSCVHHDPSRALGDLTGIKKHFSRKHGEKKWKCDKCSKKYAVQSDWKAHSKTCGTREYKCDCGTLFSRKDSFITHRAFCDALTEESARLTTSVAGAATNLNFGNETMLNNTVMHNGHAVQDDVSQISQYGQGLIRQDFNGVDHHHQQHEKPSLSLWLNQQQANSNSHQLNLMDNMAANPNHLYVTSSSSTAFPDMAQMPSANNLNQLFGSPNGMSTFGSSNINLFGSGSASSSTSTSAANNLSLSSPIQEGGIHKGNSNLVGSGGLSKPPAAPMSATALLQKAAQLGSTRSSNNNNNNQGSSSSSSLGVNVMSSSPSSSNTLIRSFSSNMNQNRSNELHQIVQNANQSGGGGANSNTSSTLEQLMNNITHRGSSTIGNLDHQNSLTRDFLGMGGGGGAADQLSHNNRPMFSPQELAKFASSMSQFTGNH; via the exons atGCAAATGATGTCCGGTGATGGGTTTTCGATTATCCCTTCTGCCATTGATGGGTTTGCTCAAGAACATCAGCTGAATGCAAACCCTAGCAGCCAGAAACCCAATCCCAATAACCCTGTggccaagaagaagagaaatctACCAGGAACACCAG ATCCAGATGCTGAGGTTGTTGCTTTGTCTCCGACGACCCTAATGGCCACAAACCGATTCGTCTGCGAGATATGCAACAAGGGCTTCCAGAGAGACCAGAATTTACAGCTTCATCGGAGGGGCCACAACCTTCCATGGAAACTGAAGCAAAGATTGAACAAAGaggtgaagaagaaggtgTATATTTGCCCTGAGAAGAGCTGCGTCCACCACGACCCGTCGAGAGCTCTCGGCGACCTCACCGGAATAAAGAAGCATTTCAGCAGAAAACACGGTGAGAAGAAGTGGAAGTGCGACAAGTGTTCGAAGAAATACGCAGTCCAATCTGATTGGAAAGCTCACTCCAAGACCTGTGGGACGAGGGAGTATAAGTGTGACTGTGGAACCCTCTTTTCCag GAAGGATAGCTTCATCACCCACAGAGCTTTTTGTGATGCCCTAACTGAAGAGAGTGCTAGGCTCACTACTTCAGTTGCTGGAGCTGCAACCAATCTCAATTTCGGAAACGAAACAATGTTAAACAACACCGTGATGCATAATGGTCATGCAGTTCAAGATGATGTGTCTCAAATTTCTCAGTATGGCCAAGGTTTGATCAGGCAAGATTTCAATGGAGtggatcatcatcatcagcagcATGAGAAGCCAAGCTTGTCACTTTGGCTGAATCAGCAGCAGGCAAATAGTAATTCTCATCAGCTGAATCTCATGGACAATATGGCAGCAAATCCCAATCACCTTTATGTAACATCATCAAGCTCCACTGCTTTTCCAGATATGGCTCAAATGCCATCAGCCAACAATCTCAATCAGCTCTTTGGCTCGCCAAACGGTATGTCTACTTTTGGAAGCTCAAACATCAATCTTTTTGGCTCAGGCAGTGCTTCAAGTTCTACTTCCACAAGTGCTGCAAATAATCTCTCCCTATCATCACCAATTCAAGAAGGTGGGATTCATAAGGGAAACAGTAATCTGGTAGGCAGCGGGGGCTTATCAAAGCCGCCTGCAGCCCCAATGTCTGCCACAGCACTTCTGCAAAAAGCAGCACAATTGGGTTCAACCAgaagcagcaacaacaacaacaacaaccaaggcagcagcagcagcagcagcttgGGTGTAAACGTAATGAGCTCATCACCATCTTCTTCAAACACTTTGATCAGGAGCTTCAGCTCCAATATGAACCAAAATCGATCAAACGAGCTGCACCAAATTGTTCAAAATGCAAACCAATCAGGCGGTGGTGGTGCAAACTCAAACACAAGTTCTACTCTTGAGCAGCTCATGAACAACATCACTCATCGGGGTTCGAGCACAATTGGAAATCTTGATCATCAAAACAGTCTAACCAGAGACTTCTTGGGCatgggaggaggaggaggagcagcAGATCAATTATCTCATAACAACAGGCCAATGTTCTCACCACAAGAGCTTGCCAAGTTTGCATCTTCAATGAGCCAATTCACTGGCAACCACTAG